One Rosa chinensis cultivar Old Blush chromosome 5, RchiOBHm-V2, whole genome shotgun sequence genomic region harbors:
- the LOC112203487 gene encoding zinc finger BED domain-containing protein RICESLEEPER 2-like → MDDTEIRNSVDDVEMNESDNECVGQESRIGSSYMPTFQYSQQKMRQGLTKYISSSGQVYSSAQHARFEKFIQEYVQSEYSSLCLHTIKSDSLNYFNDMKRALSIMDIFREYMIDDKVFNIIFDDVTGSDAIIDMFKNTLQPPCGGQFSYMRCLCHMVNSMVQEGLKLMEAHIEKIRGAILNIASSSARQQEFSALCESRGLKYRELKPDFKDHWNSTFLMLASCVNYNAAISELYNGKHDGSNLLCESDWEISFLFMNFLKVFCSVALSNSKVYLPTSSGGLFILRYISKCFDKHRGHSIPKFTAIYEKMESKFKSYCECMLPSYCLAAAMDPRFNGQGLDFLVKDISEYLSMPLLNMDTKAIEARLHDLYKGYESKFAEKEKPTSDRIPKRKRFNDGDESAVEKFLEWRRQKEIKTYGPTELHKYLGVNYTAYMTNEEFQNFDVLAWWKDNALSFPVLSKMACDLLTVAVSAIAPEFVFSSTSGNQVLDYKRSMEPSEMLDRLFCKQDREDA, encoded by the exons GAAATGAATGAGTCTGATAATGAATGTGTTGGCCAAGAAAGTCGTATTGGAAGTTCTTATATGCCAACTTTTCAATACTCTCAGCAGAAAATGAGACAAGGTTTGACCAAGTACATTTCTTCAAGTGGGCAAGTTTATTCTTCTGCTCAACATGCTAGATTTGAAAAGTTTATTCAAGAATATGTTCAGTCTGAGTATTCTAGTCTTTGCCTGCACACTATCAAAAGTGATTCCCTGAACTACTTCAATGATATGAAAAGAGCACTG AGCATAATGGATATATTTAGGGAATATATGATTGATGATAAGGTCTTCAACATTATTTTTGATGATGTTACTGGGAGTGATGCCATCATTGACATGTTTAAAAACACTTTGCAACCTCCTTGTGGAGGTCAATTTTCTTATATGAGATGTTTATGCCATATGGTCAATTCAATGGTGCAAGAAGGCTTGAAATTGATGGAagctcatatagagaaaattagGGGTGCTATTCTTAACATTGCTTCCTCTTCTGCTAGGCAACAAGAATTTTCTGCTTTATGTGAGTCTCGAGGTCTGAAATATAGAGAGCTGAAACCTGATTTCAAGGATCATTGGAACTCTACTTTTCTCATGTTAGCATCTTGTGTCAACTACAATGCTGCAATCAGTGAACTTTACAATGGCAAACATGATGGTAGCAATCTTTTATGTGAAAGTGATTGGgaaattagttttctttttatgAACTTTCTCAAAGTATTTTGCTCCGTGGCACTCTCAAATTCGAAGGTTTATTTGCCCACATCTTCTGGTGgtctttttattttgagataTATTAGCAAGTGTTTTGACAAACACAGAGGtcattcaattccaaaatttacaGCAATTTATGAAAAAATGGAGTCGAAATTCAAAAGTTATTGCGAGTGCATGTTACCGAGTTACTGTTTAGCTGCAGCAATGGACCCTAGATTTAACGGACAAGGTCTAGATTTCTTAGTTAAAGACATTTCTGAATACTTGAGCATGCCATTGTTGAATATGGATACAAAAGCTATTGAAGCTAGGTTACATGACCTCTACAAAGGTTATGAATCCAAAtttgcagaaaaagaaaaacccacCTCTGATCGAATCCCAAAACGAAAGAGATTTAATGACGGCGATGAAAGTGCTGTCGAAAAGTTTCTAGAATGGAGGAGACAGAAGGAAATAAAGACCTATGGGCCAACTGAGCTTCATAAATACTTGGGAGTTAACTATACAGCCTATATGACCAATGAAGAGTTTCAGAATTTTGATGTTTTAGCTTGGTGGAAAGACAATGCACTGTCATTTCCTGTGCTTTCAAAAATGGCATGTGATCTACTAACTGTTGCGGTGTCTGCAATAGCACCGGAGTTTGTGTTCAGTAGTACTTCAGGTAACCAGGTCCTGGACTATAAGAGGAGCATGGAACCTTCAGAAATGTTGGACCGCCTTTTCTGCAAGCAGGATCGAGAAGATGCATGA